Proteins encoded in a region of the Haloarchaeobius salinus genome:
- a CDS encoding L-aspartate oxidase: MARETDVLVVGTGIAGCAAALGAAREGADVLVVTKAEKPEDASSDWAQGGISTTGTDPETFRQDILDASAGTADEAAVDVLVENADDAVQDVLVDTLDVDFDVDADTDEFDYTREAAHSEERILHVDASTGRHILRPFLNHLAKHDDVEILEDTAALELITHEGRVHGAMLDTETTGEPVYAGTTVLATGGIGDLFGRSTNPTGSTGDGIAMAALAGADVADMEFVQFHPTAYAGDDPFLLSEAIRGEGGLLRNGDGERFMPGYHDDAELAPRDVVARAVQDEIGDTGEVTLDVSTLGEPFDEAFPGLAAKCAERDVDWESGIPVAPCEHFLCGGVDVDHEGSASLDRLYAVGECARTGVHGANRLASTSLLEGLVWGLRAGEDAVGVEPEVVEAPELLDRDPDLPERFAAEKFHRLRRTMDEYVGLRRTPTDLGRAQAVLRRLKGEVDAYVRTRTARDLYELRNASVTALLVARAASENDESVGCHFVEQPAAAGQH, from the coding sequence ATGGCACGAGAGACCGACGTACTCGTGGTCGGCACCGGCATCGCGGGCTGTGCGGCCGCGCTCGGTGCCGCGCGCGAGGGCGCGGACGTGCTCGTCGTCACGAAAGCGGAGAAGCCCGAGGACGCCTCCTCGGACTGGGCGCAGGGCGGTATCTCCACGACGGGCACCGACCCGGAGACGTTCAGGCAGGACATCCTCGACGCCAGCGCCGGCACCGCGGACGAGGCCGCCGTCGATGTACTCGTCGAGAACGCAGACGACGCCGTGCAGGACGTGCTCGTGGACACCCTCGACGTGGACTTCGACGTCGACGCGGACACCGACGAGTTCGACTACACGCGCGAGGCCGCCCACTCCGAGGAGCGCATCCTCCACGTGGACGCCTCGACCGGCCGGCACATCCTCCGGCCGTTCCTCAACCACCTCGCGAAGCACGACGACGTCGAGATCCTGGAGGACACCGCCGCGCTCGAACTGATCACCCACGAGGGGCGGGTCCACGGTGCGATGCTCGACACCGAGACGACCGGCGAGCCCGTCTACGCCGGCACCACCGTCCTCGCGACGGGCGGCATCGGCGACCTGTTCGGGCGCAGCACGAACCCCACGGGTTCGACCGGCGACGGCATCGCGATGGCCGCCCTGGCGGGAGCCGACGTCGCGGACATGGAGTTCGTGCAGTTCCACCCGACCGCCTACGCCGGCGACGACCCGTTCCTGCTCTCGGAGGCCATCCGGGGCGAGGGCGGGCTCCTGCGGAACGGCGACGGCGAGCGGTTCATGCCCGGCTATCACGACGACGCCGAACTCGCGCCCCGCGACGTGGTCGCCCGCGCCGTGCAGGACGAGATCGGAGACACGGGCGAGGTCACGCTGGACGTGTCGACGCTCGGCGAGCCGTTCGACGAGGCGTTCCCGGGGCTCGCCGCCAAGTGCGCGGAGCGCGACGTCGACTGGGAGTCCGGCATCCCGGTCGCCCCCTGCGAGCACTTCCTCTGTGGCGGCGTCGACGTCGACCACGAGGGCAGCGCGAGCCTCGACCGCCTGTACGCCGTCGGCGAGTGCGCCCGGACCGGCGTCCACGGTGCGAACCGCCTCGCCAGCACGAGCCTGCTGGAAGGGCTGGTCTGGGGCCTGCGCGCCGGTGAGGACGCTGTCGGCGTGGAACCCGAGGTCGTCGAGGCCCCGGAGCTGCTCGACCGCGACCCGGACCTACCAGAGCGGTTCGCCGCCGAGAAATTCCACCGGCTCCGCCGGACCATGGACGAGTACGTCGGCCTGCGCCGGACCCCGACGGACCTCGGCCGCGCACAGGCCGTCCTCCGGCGGCTGAAGGGCGAGGTCGACGCCTATGTCCGCACCCGGACCGCGCGGGACCTCTACGAGCTCCGGAACGCGAGCGTCACCGCGCTGCTCGTCGCGCGGGCCGCCAGCGAGAACGACGAGAGCGTCGGCTGTCACTTCGTCGAGCAGCCGGCGGCGGCCGGCCAGCACTGA
- a CDS encoding amidohydrolase, with translation MTTAADRVLTNAEVHTLADPDETYEAVAIRDGEIVRLDSAYEIDFLVGVDTDVVDCGGRTVVPGFVDAHTHMQQLGQYQVHADLSDAGSADEAVETLASDAADDGDWLLGFGWDESGWGEPRYLTREDLDRVSDERPVAAVRVDMHTAALNSVALERLRDEMPADDVRTDDGEPTGVVVEDAVEPVWDAIDPDPAETHELLTAARDYAHRHGVTAVHDMVRQSHAPRVYRELNLEDALDLRVRINYWSDHLDAVREAGLRTNHGSEFVRTGAIKSFTDGSFGGRTAKLSEPYADDPEETGTWVVDPGELRDITTKADDAGLQCTVHAIGDEAVEETLSAFEATADPGAARHRVEHVELATDEHVERFAESGVVASCQPNFLQWADEGGLYDQRLGEDRRKLSNRYRDLLDAGVHLAFSSDTMPMDPLLGVGLAVSASSEHQRISVTEALRAYTLGGAYAGFDEDRMGTVEVGKVADFAVLEASPWEVDADEIRDIDVAMTVVDGEVVYDGR, from the coding sequence ATGACAACAGCGGCTGACCGCGTCCTCACGAACGCGGAGGTACACACGCTCGCGGACCCCGACGAGACGTACGAGGCCGTCGCCATCCGCGACGGTGAAATCGTCCGACTCGACAGCGCGTACGAGATCGACTTCCTCGTCGGCGTCGACACCGACGTCGTCGACTGCGGCGGCCGGACCGTGGTTCCGGGCTTCGTCGACGCGCACACGCACATGCAGCAGCTCGGGCAGTACCAGGTCCACGCCGACCTCTCCGACGCGGGCTCCGCCGACGAGGCCGTGGAGACGCTCGCCAGCGACGCGGCCGACGACGGCGACTGGCTGCTCGGGTTCGGCTGGGACGAGTCCGGGTGGGGCGAGCCGCGCTACCTCACGCGCGAGGATCTCGACCGCGTCAGCGACGAGCGTCCGGTCGCCGCGGTCAGAGTGGACATGCACACCGCCGCGCTGAACTCGGTCGCGCTGGAGCGGCTCCGGGACGAGATGCCGGCCGACGACGTCCGCACCGACGACGGCGAGCCGACCGGTGTCGTCGTCGAGGACGCCGTCGAGCCGGTGTGGGACGCCATCGACCCCGACCCCGCGGAGACGCACGAACTCCTGACGGCGGCGCGGGACTACGCCCACCGCCACGGCGTCACCGCCGTCCACGACATGGTTCGCCAGTCCCACGCGCCGCGGGTGTACCGCGAGCTCAACCTCGAGGACGCGCTGGACCTGCGGGTCCGCATCAACTACTGGAGCGACCACCTCGACGCCGTGCGCGAGGCGGGGCTCCGGACGAACCACGGCAGCGAGTTCGTCCGGACGGGGGCCATCAAGTCGTTCACCGACGGAAGCTTCGGCGGCCGCACCGCGAAGCTCTCCGAGCCCTACGCCGACGACCCGGAGGAGACCGGCACCTGGGTCGTCGACCCCGGCGAGCTCCGCGATATAACGACGAAGGCGGACGACGCCGGGCTCCAGTGCACCGTCCACGCCATCGGCGACGAGGCCGTCGAGGAGACGCTGTCGGCGTTCGAGGCGACGGCGGACCCGGGTGCGGCCCGCCACCGCGTGGAGCACGTCGAGCTCGCGACCGACGAGCACGTCGAGCGCTTCGCCGAGTCCGGTGTCGTCGCGTCCTGCCAGCCGAACTTCCTCCAGTGGGCCGACGAGGGCGGGCTGTACGACCAGCGCCTCGGCGAGGACCGTCGGAAGCTGTCGAACCGCTACCGCGACCTGCTCGACGCCGGCGTGCACCTCGCGTTCTCCAGCGACACCATGCCGATGGACCCACTGCTCGGCGTCGGGCTCGCGGTGAGCGCATCGAGCGAGCACCAGCGCATCTCGGTGACGGAGGCGCTGCGGGCGTACACCCTCGGCGGCGCGTACGCCGGTTTCGACGAGGACCGCATGGGGACCGTCGAGGTCGGGAAGGTGGCCGACTTCGCGGTGCTGGAGGCGTCGCCGTGGGAGGTCGACGCCGACGAGATCCGCGACATCGACGTGGCGATGACGGTCGTCGACGGCGAGGTCGTCTACGACGGACGGTAG
- the nadA gene encoding quinolinate synthase NadA: MPRMETADFDTELSLFKYDNLEQLPPEYRDLDESERTERIEAAKTALGDDVVILGHNYQRREIVEHADFIGDSYQLSKEAAAADAPYVVFGGVTFMAESADIITDDEQSVILPSMEASCPMAGMAEALQVDAAWEEITNAAPDADIVPITYMNSYADLKAFCAEQGGLVCTSSNAHRAFEWAFERGDKVLFLPDKHLGENTAHRLGMADDVAEWDPWDPEGKDAEQVAESDIILWDGYCQVHERFRVDHIEQVRAEHEDAKVIVHPECRREVVEAADVAGSTATITQTIEDADPGDTWAIGTEIHLTNHLSRWHPEVNVLPLCGDACMDCNAMRQIDPNYLTWVLEELVEGRERNVIEVAPGEKELAKVALDRMLEV, translated from the coding sequence GTGCCAAGAATGGAAACTGCGGACTTCGATACGGAGCTCAGTCTCTTCAAGTACGACAACCTGGAACAGCTTCCACCGGAGTACCGCGACCTCGACGAGTCCGAACGCACCGAACGGATCGAGGCCGCCAAGACGGCACTCGGCGACGACGTCGTCATCCTCGGCCACAACTACCAGCGCCGGGAGATCGTCGAGCACGCCGACTTCATCGGCGACTCCTACCAGCTGAGCAAGGAGGCCGCCGCGGCCGACGCGCCATACGTCGTCTTCGGCGGGGTGACGTTCATGGCGGAGTCCGCCGACATCATCACCGACGACGAGCAGTCCGTCATCCTCCCGTCGATGGAGGCCTCCTGTCCCATGGCCGGGATGGCGGAGGCGCTCCAGGTCGACGCCGCCTGGGAGGAGATCACGAACGCGGCCCCCGACGCCGACATCGTCCCCATCACGTACATGAACAGCTACGCCGACCTGAAGGCGTTCTGTGCCGAGCAGGGCGGGCTGGTCTGTACGTCCTCCAACGCCCACCGCGCGTTCGAGTGGGCGTTCGAGCGCGGCGACAAGGTGCTGTTCCTGCCCGACAAGCACCTCGGCGAGAACACGGCCCACCGGCTCGGCATGGCGGACGACGTCGCCGAGTGGGACCCGTGGGACCCCGAGGGGAAGGACGCCGAGCAGGTCGCCGAATCGGACATCATCCTCTGGGACGGCTACTGCCAGGTCCACGAGCGCTTCCGGGTCGACCACATCGAGCAGGTGCGCGCGGAGCACGAGGACGCGAAGGTCATCGTCCACCCCGAGTGCCGCCGCGAGGTCGTTGAGGCCGCCGACGTGGCCGGCTCCACGGCGACCATCACGCAGACCATCGAGGACGCCGACCCCGGCGACACCTGGGCCATCGGCACCGAGATACACCTGACGAACCACCTCTCGCGCTGGCACCCCGAGGTGAACGTCCTGCCGCTGTGTGGCGACGCCTGCATGGACTGCAACGCCATGCGCCAGATCGACCCGAACTACCTCACCTGGGTGCTGGAGGAGCTGGTCGAGGGCCGCGAGCGCAACGTTATCGAGGTCGCACCCGGCGAGAAGGAGCTCGCGAAGGTCGCCCTCGACCGCATGCTGGAGGTCTGA
- a CDS encoding AzlD domain-containing protein — translation MTSLSDPILWAAFVAAAVGSYLVRVSFIVLFQRVDEVPRLAERALELVPAAVLAGLVLPSLVAPEGTVAVLTPKVAAGGVATVVAWRTESMAWTLAAGMGALWLLLAV, via the coding sequence GTGACCTCGCTGTCCGACCCGATCCTCTGGGCGGCGTTCGTCGCGGCCGCCGTCGGGAGCTACCTCGTCCGCGTGTCGTTCATCGTGCTGTTCCAGCGCGTCGACGAGGTGCCTCGACTGGCCGAACGCGCGCTCGAACTCGTCCCCGCCGCGGTGCTGGCGGGGCTGGTGCTCCCGTCGCTGGTCGCACCCGAAGGCACCGTGGCGGTCCTGACGCCGAAGGTCGCCGCCGGCGGGGTCGCCACCGTCGTCGCCTGGCGAACCGAGAGCATGGCGTGGACGCTGGCGGCCGGGATGGGGGCGCTGTGGCTGCTGCTGGCGGTCTGA
- a CDS encoding DUF7521 family protein: MVSTTAFAVLANAVSVALGGVVTHVAYRAHRRTASRPLLWLAVGLATLTAAGALGVADGLVGLDPAVRRLGQAVALAAGFALVTVALYQQVE, translated from the coding sequence ATGGTCTCCACGACAGCGTTCGCCGTCCTCGCGAACGCGGTCTCGGTCGCGCTCGGCGGCGTCGTCACGCACGTCGCCTACCGGGCACACCGGCGGACCGCCTCGCGGCCGCTGCTCTGGCTGGCGGTCGGGCTGGCCACGCTGACGGCCGCTGGCGCGCTCGGGGTCGCGGACGGGCTGGTGGGGCTCGATCCCGCGGTGCGGCGACTGGGACAGGCCGTCGCGCTGGCGGCCGGCTTCGCGCTCGTGACGGTAGCTCTCTACCAGCAGGTTGAGTGA
- the nadC gene encoding carboxylating nicotinate-nucleotide diphosphorylase, whose amino-acid sequence MLHDSQVEAWLREDLGHHDVTNEVPGETTGRLVAREGGVAAGLDAAERVFDYLDVDVTERVGEGRQIDSGDTVLRVAGPAKAVLRGERVAVNVAGHASGVATRTRRAVDAAREVDDDVRIAATRKTTPGLRELEKRAVVAGGGDTHRLDLSHMVMVKDNHIEELGLEDAVAHFRERVSFATKVEVEVESPEDAPRAAEAGADVVLLDNMSPERTTEAVDLLPDGVLAEASGGITVETVADYATTGVDVISMGSLTHSAASLDYSFRTGE is encoded by the coding sequence ATGCTGCACGACAGCCAGGTCGAGGCGTGGCTCCGCGAGGACCTCGGCCACCACGACGTGACCAACGAGGTGCCCGGCGAGACGACCGGGCGACTGGTCGCCAGGGAGGGCGGCGTCGCCGCGGGACTCGACGCCGCCGAGCGCGTCTTCGACTACCTCGACGTCGACGTGACCGAGCGCGTCGGCGAGGGGAGACAGATAGATTCGGGCGACACCGTGCTCCGCGTCGCCGGCCCCGCGAAGGCCGTCCTCCGGGGCGAGCGCGTCGCGGTCAACGTCGCCGGCCACGCCTCCGGCGTCGCCACCCGGACCCGGCGCGCGGTCGACGCAGCCCGCGAGGTGGACGACGACGTACGTATCGCCGCCACCCGGAAGACGACGCCCGGGCTCCGCGAGCTGGAGAAGCGGGCGGTCGTGGCGGGCGGCGGCGACACCCACCGGCTCGACCTCTCGCACATGGTGATGGTGAAGGACAACCACATCGAGGAGCTGGGGCTGGAGGACGCCGTCGCGCACTTCCGCGAGCGCGTCTCCTTCGCCACGAAGGTCGAGGTGGAGGTCGAGTCGCCGGAGGACGCCCCGCGTGCTGCCGAGGCCGGCGCGGACGTGGTGCTCCTCGACAACATGAGCCCCGAGCGCACGACCGAGGCGGTCGACCTGCTGCCCGACGGGGTGCTCGCGGAGGCCTCGGGCGGCATCACCGTCGAGACGGTGGCGGACTACGCGACCACCGGCGTCGACGTCATCTCGATGGGCTCGCTGACCCACTCGGCGGCGAGTCTGGACTACTCCTTCCGCACCGGCGAGTGA
- a CDS encoding DUF255 domain-containing protein codes for MDDSAVETRVEWREWGQDAFDAADALNKPVLLSLSATWCSHCHEMDRETYDEPRIAANVNDGFVPVRVDVDRHPRVRDRYNMGGFPSTVFLTPEGEVLTGAGYLGVDGMRQVLDSVREMWDGKRASAGRVPRALQGNDTPAGELTADIESNLVGQLMAAYDEQAGGWGEAEKFPLPRTVEFALKREREQALRSLNAVSANLLDDYEGGFFRFAGNPDWTDVHYEKVLDTNAALVRAFANAYLLTGKEELRQPAASTVDYLTTTLWTGEAFAGSQAAGEGRDYYAAEASDRESMPAPPVDETVFADWNALAVDALLTYHGYTDDEGARRYAGRALSHLVDDLVDDGVVTHYRTTGADDEVGASGLLVDHARVVGALTRARQVLGPDALDDTAADADVLATARAVADHAIETLRSGQSFVDGPREGAGLLDRPLRPLDGNVEFADALCDLAVLTGEDRYREVARETLAAFAGAADRFGVRIAAYGSAVSRLLNEPLVIAVTAEAGSDLHRAALRMADHEKVVVPAAEGYDATDAAYVVRGDETSEPATTPEELGRRVSELVR; via the coding sequence ATGGACGACTCCGCAGTCGAGACGCGCGTCGAGTGGCGTGAGTGGGGGCAGGACGCCTTCGACGCAGCAGACGCTCTGAACAAGCCAGTCTTGCTCTCGCTCTCCGCGACGTGGTGCTCGCACTGTCACGAGATGGACCGGGAGACGTACGACGAGCCGAGGATCGCGGCGAACGTGAACGACGGGTTCGTGCCGGTCAGGGTCGACGTCGACCGCCATCCCAGGGTCCGGGACCGCTACAACATGGGTGGGTTCCCGTCGACGGTGTTCCTCACGCCCGAGGGCGAGGTCCTGACGGGCGCGGGCTACCTCGGCGTCGACGGGATGCGGCAGGTGCTCGACTCGGTGCGGGAGATGTGGGACGGGAAGCGGGCGTCCGCCGGGAGAGTCCCGCGGGCGCTCCAGGGGAACGACACGCCCGCCGGGGAGCTCACCGCCGACATCGAGTCGAACCTCGTCGGCCAGCTCATGGCTGCGTACGACGAGCAGGCGGGCGGCTGGGGCGAGGCGGAGAAGTTCCCGCTACCGCGGACGGTCGAGTTCGCGCTGAAGCGCGAGCGGGAGCAGGCGCTGCGGAGCCTGAACGCGGTGAGCGCGAACCTGCTGGACGACTACGAGGGCGGGTTCTTCCGCTTCGCGGGGAACCCGGACTGGACCGACGTCCACTACGAGAAGGTACTGGACACGAACGCGGCGCTGGTGCGGGCGTTCGCCAACGCCTACCTGCTGACGGGGAAGGAGGAGCTGCGCCAGCCGGCGGCGTCGACGGTGGACTACCTGACGACGACGCTCTGGACGGGCGAGGCGTTCGCGGGGAGCCAGGCCGCCGGCGAGGGGCGTGACTACTACGCGGCGGAGGCGAGCGACCGCGAGTCGATGCCGGCACCGCCGGTCGACGAGACGGTGTTCGCGGACTGGAACGCGCTCGCGGTCGACGCGCTGCTCACCTACCACGGCTACACCGACGACGAGGGGGCGCGCCGGTACGCCGGGCGGGCGCTCTCGCACCTCGTCGACGACCTCGTGGACGACGGCGTCGTCACGCACTACCGGACCACCGGTGCAGACGACGAGGTCGGTGCGTCGGGCCTGCTCGTCGACCACGCCCGGGTCGTCGGCGCGCTGACGCGGGCGCGACAGGTGCTCGGGCCGGACGCGCTCGACGATACGGCGGCCGACGCGGACGTTCTCGCGACGGCACGGGCGGTCGCGGATCACGCCATCGAGACGCTGCGCTCCGGCCAGTCGTTCGTCGACGGTCCCCGGGAGGGTGCGGGCCTGCTCGACCGGCCGCTCCGCCCGCTCGACGGGAACGTGGAGTTCGCGGACGCGCTGTGCGACCTCGCCGTGCTGACGGGCGAGGACCGCTACCGCGAGGTGGCCCGCGAGACGCTCGCGGCGTTCGCCGGGGCGGCCGACCGCTTCGGCGTCCGCATCGCGGCGTACGGGAGTGCGGTGTCGCGGCTGCTGAACGAGCCGCTGGTCATCGCCGTGACGGCCGAGGCGGGCAGCGACCTCCACCGCGCCGCGCTCCGGATGGCCGACCACGAGAAGGTCGTGGTGCCGGCCGCCGAGGGCTACGACGCGACCGACGCGGCGTACGTCGTCCGCGGCGACGAGACGAGCGAGCCAGCCACGACCCCGGAGGAACTCGGCCGGCGCGTCTCCGAGCTGGTGCGCTGA
- a CDS encoding AzlC family ABC transporter permease: MTSTARSAFVDGARAVLPALPANVPFGLVVGVAAANLGLDPVTALWSAALLFAGAAQLAMMELLARDAPVAVAVLTAIVVNLRYAMYSASIAPYLQSFSRRSRLVLSFFLLDVTYALSVAKFRAEGSVDRRAYYFGTALPLWVTWTVSVTAGASLGTGLPPAWHLEFAIPLLFLALLVPNVRDRGGVVAAAVGGVGATAGLDVPFDLGLVIAALAGVGLGLVADPDGADDEPPADRPDRTPDGTTEGEP, translated from the coding sequence GTGACCTCGACCGCGCGTTCGGCGTTCGTCGACGGCGCACGCGCCGTCCTCCCGGCACTGCCGGCGAACGTCCCGTTCGGACTGGTCGTCGGCGTCGCGGCCGCGAACCTCGGTCTCGATCCCGTGACCGCGCTCTGGTCGGCCGCCCTGCTGTTCGCCGGGGCCGCCCAGCTCGCCATGATGGAGCTGCTCGCCCGCGACGCGCCGGTCGCCGTCGCCGTCCTCACCGCCATCGTCGTCAACCTGCGCTACGCGATGTACAGCGCGAGCATCGCCCCCTACCTCCAGTCGTTCTCCCGCCGCTCGCGGCTCGTGCTCTCCTTCTTCCTGCTGGACGTGACGTACGCCCTCTCGGTGGCGAAGTTCCGGGCCGAGGGGTCCGTCGACCGGCGGGCGTACTACTTCGGCACCGCGCTCCCGCTGTGGGTCACGTGGACCGTCTCCGTCACCGCCGGCGCGTCGCTCGGGACCGGACTCCCGCCCGCGTGGCACCTGGAGTTCGCCATCCCGCTGCTGTTCCTCGCGCTGCTCGTCCCGAACGTCCGGGACCGCGGCGGGGTCGTCGCGGCGGCCGTCGGCGGCGTCGGCGCGACCGCCGGCCTCGACGTCCCGTTCGACCTCGGGCTGGTCATCGCAGCACTCGCGGGTGTCGGTCTCGGACTCGTGGCGGACCCCGACGGCGCGGACGACGAACCGCCAGCGGACCGCCCGGACAGGACGCCAGACGGCACCACGGAGGGCGAACCGTGA
- a CDS encoding TrmB family transcriptional regulator, with product MASLRDLGLSEYEARAYRALLNTGPTTAKELSRASDVPMGRIYDVLNSIEQYNLVRSQTASRPKKYVAVEPSTALDRLLDDKKRELEEKAEQYENIVDELSEELDAAEPVEEQFWTASVGEAETTDLLLERLTAADERIIMVASTASPQFDVSEVGDKIVEELEEAIERGVDVDVLLTREMVASLSEEVGRRYRDRLSGEESFQVRTSEDVTGTFNLIDDMEVVIQVPNPLGSRETFAMIDLKDPEFAGEVYAEFEPTWRDAEPLSF from the coding sequence ATGGCGAGTTTGAGGGACCTGGGTCTGTCGGAGTACGAGGCGAGAGCCTACCGAGCGCTGTTGAACACCGGTCCGACAACGGCCAAGGAGTTGTCCCGGGCGAGCGACGTGCCGATGGGCCGCATCTACGACGTGCTGAACAGCATCGAGCAGTACAACCTCGTGCGTTCCCAGACCGCGAGCCGGCCGAAGAAGTACGTCGCGGTGGAACCCTCGACCGCACTCGACCGTCTGCTGGACGACAAGAAACGCGAGCTGGAGGAGAAGGCGGAGCAGTACGAGAACATCGTCGACGAGCTGTCCGAGGAGCTCGACGCCGCCGAGCCCGTCGAGGAGCAGTTCTGGACCGCCTCCGTCGGCGAGGCGGAGACGACCGACCTGCTGCTCGAGCGGCTCACCGCCGCCGACGAGCGCATCATCATGGTCGCCTCCACGGCGTCGCCGCAGTTCGACGTGAGCGAGGTCGGCGACAAGATCGTCGAGGAACTGGAGGAGGCCATCGAGCGCGGCGTCGACGTCGACGTGCTGCTCACCCGCGAGATGGTCGCTTCGCTCTCGGAGGAGGTCGGCCGCCGCTACCGCGACCGCCTCTCCGGCGAGGAGTCGTTCCAGGTACGCACCAGCGAGGACGTGACTGGCACGTTCAACCTCATCGACGACATGGAGGTCGTCATCCAGGTGCCGAACCCGCTGGGCTCCCGGGAGACGTTCGCGATGATCGACCTCAAGGACCCCGAGTTCGCGGGCGAGGTGTACGCCGAGTTCGAGCCGACGTGGCGGGATGCGGAGCCGCTGAGTTTCTGA
- a CDS encoding FxsA family protein: MRTLRYIGLLLLIPLLDAILLVAIAAWGFLGPIETVALVVLTGLIGMFLVRAEGRRTIRKIQRKLAEGKPPTDELMDGGLLIAAGAFLLTPGFVTDALGVLLTIPVTRVPIRVVLKKYVVTPYIDTRVDGMASGNVWTYGFPEDEDPFENVGGASGGGGGFGGPDAGSGDVGSSTGDDVYDLGDDAYDIEFDDDE; encoded by the coding sequence ATGCGAACGCTCCGGTACATCGGGCTGTTGCTGCTCATCCCCCTCCTCGATGCGATCCTGCTCGTTGCCATCGCGGCCTGGGGCTTCCTCGGCCCAATCGAGACGGTCGCGCTGGTCGTCCTGACCGGGCTCATCGGGATGTTCCTCGTCCGCGCCGAAGGCCGCAGGACCATCCGGAAGATACAGCGCAAGCTCGCCGAGGGCAAGCCCCCGACGGACGAGCTGATGGACGGCGGCCTGCTCATCGCGGCCGGGGCGTTCCTCCTCACGCCCGGGTTCGTCACCGACGCGCTGGGCGTCCTGCTCACCATCCCCGTCACGCGGGTTCCCATCCGCGTCGTCCTGAAGAAGTACGTCGTCACGCCGTACATCGACACACGGGTCGACGGGATGGCCTCGGGCAACGTCTGGACCTACGGCTTCCCCGAGGACGAGGACCCGTTCGAGAACGTCGGCGGCGCGAGTGGCGGTGGCGGCGGCTTCGGCGGCCCCGACGCTGGCTCTGGCGACGTGGGCAGCAGCACCGGCGACGACGTGTACGACCTCGGCGACGACGCCTACGACATCGAGTTCGACGACGACGAGTGA
- a CDS encoding DoxX family membrane protein: protein MATNELETELFGRSARFNYSETWVGYSLLALRLIMGWTFFYAGITKVLDPSWSAGGFLTNAIPEGNPFGGMWATMANEYLWLIDPLNAWGLTLVGLALLLGAFVRFSAFWGAIMMVFYWAASLPLANGIVIDSHIVYALLLFGLGAFGAGRILGVDAYLEERDFVRENRPVQYLLG, encoded by the coding sequence ATGGCAACCAACGAACTCGAGACCGAGCTGTTCGGACGTAGCGCCCGGTTCAACTACTCGGAGACGTGGGTCGGCTACTCGCTGCTGGCGCTCCGGCTCATCATGGGCTGGACCTTCTTCTACGCGGGCATCACGAAGGTCCTCGACCCGAGCTGGTCGGCCGGTGGCTTCCTCACGAACGCCATCCCGGAGGGCAACCCCTTCGGCGGGATGTGGGCGACCATGGCCAACGAGTACCTCTGGCTCATCGACCCGCTGAACGCCTGGGGGCTCACGCTCGTCGGGCTCGCGCTCCTGCTCGGGGCGTTCGTCCGGTTCAGCGCGTTCTGGGGCGCGATCATGATGGTGTTCTACTGGGCGGCCAGCCTGCCGCTCGCGAACGGCATCGTCATCGACTCCCACATCGTCTACGCGCTGCTGCTGTTCGGCCTCGGGGCGTTCGGGGCCGGCCGCATCCTCGGCGTGGACGCCTACCTCGAGGAGCGCGACTTCGTCCGGGAGAACCGCCCGGTCCAGTACCTCCTCGGGTGA